From one Anaerotruncus rubiinfantis genomic stretch:
- a CDS encoding sodium ion-translocating decarboxylase subunit beta yields the protein MLEIFTQAVETLVGKSGFFNLTGGQALMILVSFCLMYLAIAKGFEPLLLLPIAFGMFLTNIPFGELYHSMIFINETGHIDWELLANTGGLLDYLYLGVKLGIYPPLIFLGVGCMTDFGPLIANPKSFLLGAAAQLGIFLAFVGALFLGFTPSEAGSIGIIGGADGPTAIFTTTQLAPHLLGSIAIAAYSYMALVPIIQPPIMKLLTTKKQRAVKMEQLRPVSQTEKIIFPILVALVVSFLVPDTTPLIGMLMLGNLFKESGVTDRLNKTAQNELMNIVTIFLGVTVGATASAANFLTPATLKIVAMGLCAFAFGTAGGVLLGDLMYVLSGGKINPLIGSAGVSAVPMAARVSQKVGQQENPTNFLLMHAMGPNVAGVIGSAVAAGVLLSILPHA from the coding sequence ATGTTAGAAATTTTTACACAGGCGGTTGAAACGCTCGTAGGCAAGAGCGGCTTCTTCAACCTGACCGGCGGACAGGCACTGATGATCCTGGTTTCGTTCTGCCTGATGTATCTTGCTATTGCCAAGGGCTTTGAGCCCCTGCTCCTTCTGCCGATCGCGTTTGGTATGTTCCTGACGAACATCCCGTTCGGCGAGCTTTATCACTCGATGATCTTCATCAATGAGACCGGTCACATCGATTGGGAGCTGCTCGCCAATACCGGCGGCCTGCTCGACTATCTGTATCTGGGCGTCAAGCTCGGCATCTATCCGCCGCTCATCTTCCTGGGCGTTGGCTGTATGACCGACTTCGGCCCGCTGATTGCGAACCCGAAGAGCTTCCTGCTCGGCGCGGCCGCGCAGCTGGGTATCTTCCTGGCGTTTGTCGGCGCGCTGTTCCTGGGCTTTACCCCGTCCGAAGCCGGCTCGATCGGCATCATCGGCGGTGCGGACGGCCCGACCGCGATCTTTACCACCACCCAGCTCGCGCCGCATCTGCTCGGCTCGATCGCGATCGCCGCGTATTCCTACATGGCGCTCGTCCCGATCATCCAGCCGCCGATTATGAAGCTGCTCACCACCAAAAAACAGCGCGCCGTCAAGATGGAGCAGCTGCGTCCGGTTTCCCAGACCGAGAAGATCATCTTCCCGATCCTGGTTGCGCTTGTGGTTTCCTTCCTCGTTCCGGATACCACCCCGCTGATCGGTATGCTGATGCTCGGTAACCTGTTTAAGGAATCGGGTGTCACCGACCGCCTCAACAAGACCGCGCAGAACGAACTGATGAATATCGTCACCATCTTCCTGGGCGTCACGGTCGGCGCGACCGCGAGCGCGGCCAACTTCCTGACCCCGGCGACCCTGAAGATCGTCGCGATGGGCCTTTGCGCTTTCGCATTCGGTACTGCGGGCGGCGTGCTGCTCGGCGACCTGATGTATGTCCTCTCCGGCGGCAAGATCAATCCGCTGATTGGTTCCGCGGGCGTATCCGCCGTCCCGATGGCGGCCCGTGTTTCCCAGAAGGTTGGACAGCAGGAGAACCCGACCAACTTCCTGCTCATGCACGCCATGGGCCCGAATGTTGCCGGTGTTATCGGTTCCGCGGTTGCGGCAGGCGTTCTGCTTTCGATCCTCCCGCATGCGTAA
- a CDS encoding OadG family protein: protein MDLSSYSTGTISVAVTFTGIVVVFLALVGLSLIVWLFGKFFTALANRPKKPADPQPQQASKPAAKAAAQVKPAMVVEDGIGDEIVAVIAAAVAAMGGSVGGYALRSVRRVKEARPIWAAAGLQQNTQPF, encoded by the coding sequence ATGGATTTAAGCAGTTACAGCACCGGCACCATATCGGTTGCGGTTACCTTTACCGGGATCGTGGTTGTGTTTCTGGCGCTGGTCGGCCTGTCCCTGATCGTCTGGCTGTTCGGAAAATTCTTCACAGCACTGGCAAACCGGCCGAAGAAACCCGCTGACCCCCAGCCCCAGCAGGCCTCCAAACCGGCTGCGAAAGCCGCGGCCCAGGTCAAACCGGCCATGGTGGTCGAGGACGGCATCGGCGACGAGATCGTCGCGGTGATTGCGGCGGCGGTTGCGGCAATGGGAGGAAGCGTTGGCGGTTATGCGCTGCGCAGCGTTCGCCGTGTGAAGGAAGCGCGCCCGATTTGGGCGGCGGCCGGCCTTCAGCAGAATACGCAGCCGTTCTGA
- the galT gene encoding galactose-1-phosphate uridylyltransferase — protein MAELRWHPLIKDWVMIASHRQARPQMPKDWCPFCPGSGKVPEHYEVLKYDNDFPALSQAPPLPDDVATDFFKTAPAYGKCEVILYSPGHTTTLPELSDAHVEKLVNLWCERFTALKADEKIKYVFLFENRGEAVGVTMPHPHGQIYGYSVIPKKIQLEVESAKEYYAEKGKCLFCDMLKAEQDFGKRVIFQNEHFTVFLPFFTEYPYGVYLFSNRHRQNIAQFDAEERRALAVTLKHTVGMFDALFDYKFPYMMCMHNAPVNSGDYEKDYHFHIEFFPPMRSADKVKFNASSETGCWAHCNPTCPENTAQELRAAYERYMATL, from the coding sequence ATGGCAGAGCTCAGATGGCATCCGCTCATTAAGGATTGGGTCATGATCGCATCCCACCGGCAGGCGCGTCCGCAGATGCCGAAAGACTGGTGCCCGTTCTGTCCGGGTTCGGGCAAGGTGCCGGAGCATTATGAGGTGCTCAAATACGACAACGACTTCCCGGCGCTCAGCCAGGCCCCGCCCTTGCCGGACGATGTGGCGACCGACTTTTTCAAGACCGCTCCGGCTTACGGAAAATGTGAGGTTATCCTCTATTCGCCCGGCCACACTACCACGCTGCCCGAGCTTTCGGACGCGCATGTCGAAAAGCTCGTGAACCTGTGGTGCGAGCGCTTTACGGCGCTTAAGGCGGACGAGAAGATCAAATATGTCTTTCTTTTCGAGAACCGCGGAGAGGCGGTCGGCGTGACCATGCCGCACCCGCACGGACAGATTTACGGCTATTCGGTCATTCCGAAGAAGATCCAGCTCGAAGTGGAATCGGCAAAGGAATACTACGCGGAGAAAGGGAAGTGCCTCTTCTGCGATATGCTGAAGGCCGAACAGGATTTTGGCAAGCGGGTCATCTTCCAAAACGAACACTTCACGGTGTTCCTTCCATTCTTCACCGAGTACCCCTACGGCGTATACCTGTTCTCCAACCGCCACAGGCAGAACATCGCACAGTTTGACGCCGAGGAGCGCCGCGCGCTGGCGGTCACGCTCAAACATACGGTGGGGATGTTTGACGCGCTGTTCGATTATAAATTCCCCTATATGATGTGCATGCACAACGCTCCAGTCAACAGCGGAGACTATGAAAAGGACTATCATTTCCACATTGAGTTCTTCCCGCCGATGCGAAGCGCGGACAAGGTGAAATTCAATGCGTCGAGCGAAACGGGATGTTGGGCGCATTGCAACCCGACCTGTCCGGAGAACACCGCGCAGGAGCTTCGCGCGGCTTATGAGCGGTATATGGCGACTTTATAG
- a CDS encoding plasmid mobilization protein: MENRKRNVQIIVRVTEEERALIEKKMKQIPMINLSAYSRKMLIDGYIIVLDLQEVKAHTAQLQKIGVNVNQIARRINETAHIYTDDMDEIKRLMKEVWRLERRLLLQFKRLTK, encoded by the coding sequence ATGGAGAATAGGAAAAGGAATGTACAAATCATTGTACGAGTAACAGAGGAAGAACGGGCGTTGATTGAAAAAAAGATGAAGCAAATACCGATGATAAATCTATCTGCTTACTCTCGAAAAATGCTTATCGACGGGTACATTATTGTTTTAGATTTGCAAGAGGTCAAAGCGCATACGGCGCAGCTTCAGAAAATCGGTGTAAACGTCAATCAGATTGCAAGGCGTATCAATGAAACAGCGCACATTTACACCGACGATATGGACGAGATAAAGCGGCTCATGAAAGAAGTGTGGCGATTGGAGCGTCGGCTGCTTCTGCAATTCAAGAGGCTTACAAAATGA
- a CDS encoding helix-turn-helix domain-containing protein codes for MRKNSKYNLVPYEVIERAITGDTAALLAVQERHRAYIGRLSGENANMKERLNAKLLIAVMKFRLEYQPLRK; via the coding sequence ATGAGGAAGAATAGCAAATACAACCTTGTTCCCTATGAAGTGATTGAAAGAGCAATCACAGGCGATACCGCCGCGCTCCTTGCGGTGCAGGAAAGGCACAGAGCCTACATAGGCAGACTAAGCGGAGAGAACGCCAATATGAAAGAGCGATTGAACGCCAAGCTGCTTATAGCTGTTATGAAGTTTCGATTGGAGTATCAGCCGCTGCGCAAGTAG
- a CDS encoding recombinase family protein: MLRQSDKITALYCRLSRDDELQGDSNSIVNQKAILSKYAKENGFKNILFFVDDGYSGANFDRPSWCELVEKIENGEVATLIVKDMSRLGRDYLRVGLYTDVLFPEKGVRFIAISNGVDSANQQENDFTPFLNIINEWYCRDTSKKIRAVMKSKGEAGEHLCTNPPYGYIKDPDNKKRWIVDETAAEVVKRIFALCLEGYGPSQIARILKDGKVITPTIHFQRTGRATRNTPPDNPYNWTGDTIADILERPEYQGHTVNFKTSKQSYKSKKTCYNPKEKQLVFENTHEAIIDADTWERVQDLRKNKRRPTRTGKTNLFSGIVRCADCGEKLYYCTSRNFEARQDHFVCSTSRLKGKEVCPTHFIRAVVLEQGVLAHMRLVIACVSTHEERFRKAMGAKQKVEAKRELTAKRRQLTQAERRIKELDRLFKRIYEDNANGKLSDSRFQMLSDDYEQEQEELREKLLQLNEEIIQQEEQAENIDRFIGKVRKYLDLDELTPTVLNDMVKAVYVHAPDKSSGHREQQIDISYDLVGILPASLLGDLSNGETA; this comes from the coding sequence ATGTTAAGGCAGTCTGACAAAATTACCGCCCTCTATTGCCGCTTATCACGCGACGACGAATTACAGGGCGACAGCAACAGCATTGTAAATCAAAAGGCGATTTTGAGTAAATACGCAAAGGAAAATGGCTTCAAAAATATCTTGTTTTTCGTGGACGACGGGTATTCCGGGGCGAACTTCGATAGACCCTCTTGGTGTGAACTTGTTGAGAAAATCGAAAACGGCGAAGTAGCGACCTTGATTGTTAAGGATATGTCCCGTCTTGGGCGCGACTATCTGCGCGTGGGACTTTATACGGATGTTCTTTTTCCCGAAAAGGGCGTGCGGTTTATCGCTATCAGCAATGGCGTAGACAGCGCAAACCAACAGGAAAACGACTTTACCCCATTTTTGAATATCATCAACGAGTGGTATTGCCGCGATACAAGCAAGAAGATACGCGCTGTGATGAAGTCCAAAGGGGAAGCGGGGGAACATCTTTGTACCAACCCGCCCTACGGCTACATAAAAGACCCCGACAACAAAAAGCGTTGGATTGTAGATGAAACCGCCGCCGAAGTAGTCAAGCGGATATTTGCTCTCTGCTTAGAGGGTTACGGGCCGTCGCAGATTGCCCGCATTCTGAAAGATGGAAAAGTCATAACGCCGACTATTCATTTTCAGCGGACAGGCAGGGCAACGAGGAACACGCCGCCGGACAATCCGTACAACTGGACGGGCGACACCATAGCCGATATTTTAGAGCGTCCAGAGTATCAAGGGCATACGGTAAACTTCAAGACCTCCAAGCAGTCCTACAAGAGCAAAAAGACCTGTTACAATCCCAAAGAAAAACAGCTTGTGTTTGAGAATACCCATGAAGCAATCATAGACGCTGACACATGGGAACGGGTACAGGACTTGCGGAAGAATAAACGCCGCCCAACAAGGACGGGCAAGACCAATCTGTTCTCCGGCATTGTACGCTGTGCCGACTGTGGGGAAAAGCTGTATTACTGCACAAGTAGAAACTTTGAAGCGCGGCAAGACCATTTTGTTTGCTCTACTTCAAGGCTCAAAGGGAAAGAAGTTTGCCCGACGCACTTTATCCGCGCCGTTGTATTGGAACAGGGTGTCCTTGCTCATATGCGTCTTGTGATTGCCTGTGTGTCTACCCATGAAGAACGATTTAGAAAAGCTATGGGTGCGAAGCAGAAAGTCGAAGCGAAAAGGGAACTTACGGCGAAGCGGCGGCAACTGACGCAAGCGGAACGGCGCATTAAAGAATTGGACAGGCTATTTAAGCGTATTTATGAAGATAACGCCAACGGAAAACTTTCCGACAGCAGATTTCAAATGCTCTCTGACGATTACGAGCAGGAGCAGGAAGAATTGCGGGAAAAGCTGTTGCAACTGAACGAAGAAATTATACAGCAGGAAGAACAGGCAGAAAACATTGACAGGTTTATCGGTAAGGTACGGAAGTATTTAGACTTGGACGAGCTGACGCCCACTGTCTTGAATGACATGGTAAAGGCGGTATATGTTCACGCTCCCGACAAGTCAAGCGGACATAGGGAACAGCAGATTGATATATCCTATGACCTTGTGGGAATACTCCCCGCGTCCTTGCTGGGTGACCTGTCAAACGGAGAAACGGCATAG
- a CDS encoding helix-turn-helix transcriptional regulator, with the protein MQESRLFRIVYYLLDKGKSTAPELAEKFEVSVRTIYRDIDIISSMGIPIYATQGKGGGITLLDNFVLDKTLLSTREKEQILMALQGMIATEQNNADELLRKLGSLFQSKNTNWIEVDFSNWVKNNPGQDIFNLIKSAIFSRNVISFQYFGSNRESTQRRVEPLRLVFKSKDWYLYGFCLMRNDYRFFKLTRIKDMEIQPDVYTRELPSTYSVGKLMNIENTIAVKLKFDKRMAFRVYDEFANEVTEDEQGNLYVQTNLPSNDALYSYLFSFADYVELLEPEIIRGRVKEKLAAMQKKYVT; encoded by the coding sequence ATGCAGGAAAGTAGATTGTTTCGGATTGTATATTATCTTTTGGATAAAGGAAAATCGACTGCACCCGAACTCGCAGAAAAGTTTGAGGTGTCTGTAAGGACAATTTATCGGGATATAGATATAATCAGTAGTATGGGTATTCCTATTTATGCAACGCAAGGCAAAGGCGGCGGTATTACGTTGCTTGATAACTTTGTCTTGGATAAAACTCTATTATCAACGAGGGAAAAAGAACAGATTTTGATGGCTTTACAAGGCATGATAGCGACAGAACAAAATAACGCTGACGAACTGCTTAGAAAATTGGGGAGCCTGTTTCAATCAAAAAACACGAACTGGATTGAAGTGGATTTTTCCAATTGGGTAAAAAATAATCCGGGGCAAGATATTTTTAATCTAATCAAGAGTGCCATTTTTAGCCGCAACGTCATTTCATTTCAGTATTTTGGCAGTAATAGAGAAAGTACACAGCGGCGGGTTGAGCCGTTGAGATTGGTATTTAAGAGTAAAGATTGGTATTTGTATGGCTTCTGCCTTATGCGTAATGACTACCGTTTTTTCAAATTGACGCGGATAAAAGATATGGAAATACAACCGGATGTTTATACCCGTGAGCTTCCGTCAACATACTCGGTCGGAAAGTTAATGAATATTGAAAATACCATAGCCGTAAAATTAAAGTTTGATAAGAGAATGGCTTTTCGTGTATATGATGAATTTGCAAATGAGGTCACAGAGGATGAACAAGGCAATCTCTATGTTCAGACAAACTTACCCAGTAATGATGCGCTATACAGTTATTTGTTTTCCTTTGCTGATTATGTGGAACTCCTTGAACCGGAAATTATCCGAGGACGAGTGAAAGAAAAATTAGCTGCCATGCAGAAAAAATATGTAACCTGA
- a CDS encoding RNA polymerase sigma factor — MMLSTEYRESIERRFHAFCKAVLHNEACNYYRERKRRTQREISFEYLQENTSFAPHSTDKYFVLQDKPTAFEVNGQTVIVDSEKLAKALLCLSEGWREIILMRYFLQLRDKQIGALLGKPRTTVNYQKNAALKQLRTEMEKMNEEE, encoded by the coding sequence ATGATGTTATCCACAGAATACAGGGAAAGTATCGAACGCAGGTTTCACGCATTTTGCAAAGCCGTATTGCACAATGAAGCCTGTAATTATTACAGGGAAAGGAAACGCAGAACGCAGCGCGAAATATCCTTTGAATACTTGCAAGAGAATACTTCTTTTGCGCCGCACAGCACAGATAAATACTTTGTCTTGCAGGATAAGCCGACTGCCTTTGAAGTCAACGGACAGACGGTTATTGTTGACAGCGAGAAGTTAGCCAAAGCCTTGTTGTGTTTGTCGGAAGGTTGGCGAGAAATTATCCTTATGCGCTATTTTCTGCAATTAAGAGATAAGCAGATTGGGGCGTTATTGGGAAAACCGCGCACAACGGTCAATTATCAGAAAAACGCAGCTTTGAAACAGTTGCGGACAGAAATGGAGAAGATGAATGAGGAAGAATAG
- a CDS encoding GyrI-like domain-containing protein — protein sequence MKYEWKKQEKNLYGAKPMPALITVPMQSYIMIDGKGNPNDEDFSNRVAALYALAYAIKMGYKSAATKGDTTLGIHDFAVYPLEGIWKQVQSDELVKEELEYTIMIRQPDFITESMVCAALEIVKKKKPNPLYENIRFDTMQDGKCIEILHIGAFDDEPASFEKMAQLAVKNGLKRDESYHREIYLNNANRVEKSKLKTILRFSVK from the coding sequence ATGAAATACGAATGGAAAAAGCAGGAGAAAAATTTATATGGGGCAAAACCAATGCCCGCCTTGATTACTGTACCTATGCAGAGCTATATCATGATAGACGGAAAGGGAAATCCAAACGATGAGGATTTTTCAAACAGAGTAGCTGCGCTGTACGCATTGGCTTACGCCATAAAAATGGGGTATAAATCCGCCGCGACGAAAGGCGATACTACTTTAGGCATACACGATTTTGCTGTATATCCTTTAGAGGGAATATGGAAACAAGTACAAAGTGACGAACTTGTAAAGGAAGAACTGGAATACACCATTATGATACGGCAGCCGGATTTTATTACCGAGAGCATGGTATGTGCGGCATTAGAAATCGTGAAAAAGAAAAAGCCCAATCCATTGTATGAGAATATCCGCTTTGACACCATGCAGGACGGAAAATGTATTGAAATCCTGCATATCGGGGCATTTGATGATGAACCTGCCTCTTTTGAAAAAATGGCGCAGCTTGCAGTGAAAAACGGCTTGAAGCGTGACGAGAGTTATCACCGGGAAATCTATCTGAATAACGCCAACAGAGTGGAAAAAAGCAAACTCAAGACTATTTTGAGATTTTCAGTGAAGTAG